The following are encoded in a window of Phaseolus vulgaris cultivar G19833 chromosome 3, P. vulgaris v2.0, whole genome shotgun sequence genomic DNA:
- the LOC137807336 gene encoding ribulose-1,5 bisphosphate carboxylase/oxygenase large subunit N-methyltransferase, chloroplastic has protein sequence METDEECSIVLELPETDPFYDKKKKLLQSKGFSPKERIYFRSSSKPGWMSATVEVLLQIARIIQLNEVELYFAEDDMEFYSPRNELEALNSIVLLIDISLSSCSDLHTNILQGLRQTILDLISDSGDKNSVKGVVEKDHSCNQEECLIEWGESNGVKTQLKIAYIEGAGRGAIARKDLKVGDIALEIPVSIIISEEVIQETEMYGVLKEIDGISSETILLLWSMKEKYNSDSKFKIYFDTLPEKFNTGLSFSIQAITVLDGTLLLEEIMQARQHLHAQYDELFPALCNTFPDIFPPELYTWEKFLWACELWYSNSMKIKYSDGKLKTCLIPIAGFLNHSLCPHVMHYGQVDPAKNSLKFCLSRPCRSGEECCLSYGNFSSSHLITFYGFLPQGDNPYDVIPLDIDGTDVDSNEDIPRSNWTSHMVRGTWLSRDHKIFNYGLPSPLLDHLRRCRSPMLRTKTFLQESLENELEVLENLKDIFDDMMGNMGEIDLDDRENCNWDEKLAMDFKNTQRRIAHSVSTSCLAGMDMLKNELCKCMAEDILG, from the exons ATGGAAACTGATGAGGAGTGCTCAATTGTTCTTGAATTACCTGAAACGGATCCTTTCTATGACAAAAAGAAG AAATTACTACAAAGTAAGGGTTTTAGTCCCAAAGAACGGATATACTTCAGGAGCTCTTCAAAACCTGGCTGGATGAGTGCTACTGTGGAGGTGTTACTTCAGATTGCACGGATCATACAATTAAATGAG GTGGAACTTTATTTTGCTGAAGATGATATGGAATTTTACAGTCCCAGGAATGAGCTGGAGGCTCTCAATTCAATTGTTTTGCTCATTGACATATCACTTTCTAGTTGTTCAGATCTCCATACAAATATCCTGCAAGGGTTACGCCAAACTATTCTTGATTTAATTTCTGATTCGGGGGACAAAAACAGTGTGAAGGGAGTAGTTGAAAAAGACCACAGTTGTAACCAAGAAGAATGCCTGATAGAATGGGGTGAAAGCAACGGTGTAAAGACACAGTTAAAAATAGCTT ATATTGAAGGAGCTGGTCGAGGTGCAATAGCAAGGAAAGATCTAAAAGTTGGAGACATTGCTTTGGAAATTCCTGTGTCCATTATCATTTCTGAGGAGGTTATACAGGAAACTGAAATG TATGGTGTCTTAAAAGAAATTGACGGCATATCATCTGAGACAATATTGCTATTATGGAGTATGAAAGAAAAGTACAACAGtgattcaaaattcaaaatttattttgacacACTCCCAGAAAAATTTAATACAG GTTTGAGTTTCAGCATTCAAGCAATTACAGTGTTAGATGGAACGTTGCTGTTGGAAGAGATAATGCAAGCACGGCAG CACCTGCATGCTCAATATGATGAGTTGTTCCCTGCTCTATGCAATACTTTTCCTGATATATTTCCACCAGAGCTGTACACATGGGAGAAATTTTTATGGGCTTGTGAACTTTGGTACTCCAATAGCATGAAGATAAAGTATTCCGATGGAAAGCTAAAAACATGCTTGATCCCTATTGCTGGCTTTCTTAATCATTCA CTGTGCCCACATGTTATGCACTATGGCCAAGTGGATCCTGCAAAAAATTCACTGAAATTTTGTCTGTCAAGACCATGCAGATCTGGAGAAGAATGCTGCTTAAGCTACGGCAACTTCTCCAGCTCTCATCTAATTACCTTTTATGGTTTTTTACCACAAGGAGACAACCCGTATGATGTTATTCCGTTAG ACATTGACGGCACCGACGTTGATTCTAATGAGGATATACCCAGGTCCAACTGGACGAGTCACATGGTGCGTGGTACCTGGCTCTCCAGGGATCACAAGATATTCAATTATGGTCTTCCCTCTCCATTATTGGACCATCTTCGGAGATGTCGAAGTCCCATGCTGCGAACAAAGACCTTT TTGCAAGAAAGCTTGGAAAATGAGCTCGAAGTTCTTGAAAATCTGAAAGATATCTTCGATGACATGATGGGAAATATGGGCGAGATCGATCTTGATGACAG AGAAAACTGCAATTGGGATGAAAAATTGGCTATGGATTTTAAAAATACACAAAGGCGAATTGCGCATTCTGTTTCAACCTCGTGCCTCGCTGGTATGGATATGTTAAAGAACGAACTATGCAAGTGCATGGCTGAGGACATCCTAGGCTAG